ACTTCTTTAGAAGAACAATTGATTGAAGCAAATAAACAAAATCACAGATTTAAAATTATTGTTACTGACGGTGTTTTTTCAATGGATGGAATTGTCGCTAAGTTAGATGAGATTTGTGATTTAGCAGATAAATATGATGCTTTAGTTATGGTTGATGAATGCCATGCAACTGGTTTTATAGGGAAAACAGGAAGAGGAACTGTTGAATTAAAGAATGTAATGGACAGGGTTGATATTGTAACTGGTACTTTAGGGAAAGCTTTAGGAGGTGCAATGGGAGGTTATACAACTGGTAAAAAAGAAATTATTGAAATTTTACGTCAACGATCAAGACCTTATTTGTTTTCAAATTCTTTAGCACCTGGAATTGTAGGGGCAACTTTAAAAGTATTCGATTTAATTTCTGATGATACTTCACTTAGAGATAAATTAGAATGGAATACCAATTACTTTAGAACAGAAATGGAAAAAGCAGGTTTCGATTTAGTTGGTGCAGACGCAGCAATTGTTCCTGTTATGTTATATGACGCTAAATTGTCTCAAGTAATGGCAAATAAGTTATTAGAAAAAGGAATATATGTTATTGGTTTCTTTTTTCCTGTTGTTCCTAAAGAAAAAGCGAGGATAAGGGTGCAGTTATCAGCTGCTCATACCAAAGATCATCTAAATAAAGCTATTACTGCCTTTATTGAAGTGGGTAGGGAGTTGAAAATAATTTAGAATAGATAAAAACTTGCGGTTTTAGTAATATTTTATAGATTTATCTTTGTAGATAAGTTTTAAGAACTTACTTTTGCTTATAATAATAACGAACTTTTAATTTAAAAATTTGATAATGAAACAATTAAAATTAGCTGTGATAGCTTTGTTTACGTTGGTAACAGTTAGTAACGTAAACGCACAAGATGAAAACAACCCTTGGGCTGTAGGATTTGGTGTAAACATAGTAGATTTCTATAATGGAGATGATTTTACTAAACAACTTGAAGATTTAGTAGGGAATAAAGATTGGAATATCTTACCTTCTATATCTAGAATTTCTGGAGAAAAATATTTAGATAAAGGTTTTTCTTTACAATTAGCTGGGTCTATAAATAAAATAGAAACTGTAAGTATAGAAGATGATTCTGATTTTCTTTATTGGGCTTTTGATGCAATTGTTAAGTATGATTTAAATAACTTAGTAGGTGATACTTCTTGGTTTGATCCTTATGTATATTTAGGTGGAGGTTATACTTCTGTTGATTCTAATGGTGAAGGAATGGCTAACGTAGGTTTTGGTTTTAATACTTGGTTTAATGAAAACCTAGGGTTAAATTTTCAAACAGGAACAAAAGTAGGTTTTTCTGATAATGTTAGATCTCATTACCAAACTGCTTTAGGTTTAGTAATTAAATTTGGCGGAAAAGACACTGATTCTGATGGTGTATATGATAAAGATGATGCTTGTCCAGAGGTTGCAGGTTTAAAAGAATTTAACGGTTGTCCTGATGCTGATGGCGATGGAGTAAAAGATTCTGATGATGCTTGTCCTAATGTTGCAGGTTTAGCAGCTATGAATGGTTGTCCTGATTCTGACGGAGACGGTGTAGCTGATAAAGATGATATGTGTGCTAATTCTAAAGGAACTAAAGCTAACAAAGGTTGTCCTGATACTGACGGAGATGGTGTTGTTGATAAAGATGATAAATGTGCTTCTATAGCTGGACCAGCTGCTAATGCAGGTTGTCCTTGGCCAGATACTGATGGAGATAGCATTTTAGATAAAGATGATAAATGTCCAAATGTTGCAGGTGTTGCTTCTGAGGGTGGTTGTCCAGAAAAAGTAATAACTAAAGAAGCTAGTGCAGCAATTGCATTTACAGCTAAATCTATATTATTTAATACTGGAAGATCTTCATTTAAATCTGGAGTTACTAAACAATTAGATGCTATTGTAGCTATTATGAATAAAAACCCAAGAGCAACATTTGCTATTGGAGGTCATACAGATAGTTCTGGTTCTGCATCAGTTAACTTAAATATTTCTAATAAAAGAGCAATTGCTGTTAGAGATTACTTAGTTAGAAAAGGTGTAGATGCTACTAGATTAGAAGCAAAAGGATTCGGAGAAGGATTCCCAGTTGATTCTAATAAAACTAGAGCAGGTAGAGCTAACAACAGAAGAGTTGAGATTAAAGTTACTAACTAGTATCTTTTTTAAATAAAATTTAAAAGCCTCATCAATTTGATGAGGCTTTTTTTTATATTCATAATTTTCGTTTTAAAGTAAAAAAACTTTTTAGTTTCATTCTAAAAAATTACCTTTGCATCCTGAAAATGAGAGTTAAGTCTCGTAAATAAAATAATAACTTTAATTAGATACATAATGTCTACAATAACAGGTAAAGTTTCTCAGATTATAGGGCCAGTAATTGATGTTGAATTCAATACTGAAAATGAACTTCCTAAAATTTACGATTCTTTAGAAATCAAAAAAGCTGACGGTTCTATTTTAGTACTAGAAGTACAACAACATATTGGAGAAGATACAGTTAGAACTATTTCAATGGATGCTACTGATGGATTAAGTAGAGGGACAGAAGTTGTCGCTACAGGAAGTCCTATTCAAATGCCAATTGGAAACGATATTTATGGTCGTTTGTTTAATGTAACAGGTGATGCTATTGATGGTTTAGGGAATTTGAAAAAAGAAGGTAAAGATGGTTTGCCAATTCACAGATCTGCACCTAAATTTGAAGATTTATCAGTATCTACAGAAGTATTATTTACAGGAATTAAAGTAATCGATTTAATTGAGCCTTATGCAAAAGGAGGTAAAATTGGATTATTTGGAGGAGCTGGAGTAGGTAAAACAGTACTAATTCAAGAGTTAATTAACAATATTGCAAAAGGACATGGTGGTTTATCAGTTTTTGCAGGTGTTGGTGAAAGAACTCGTGAAGGAAATGATTTACTTCGTGAAATGCTAGAATCAGGAATTATCAAATATGGTGATGACTTTATGCATTCTATGGAAGAAGGAGGATGGGATTTATCTAAGGTTGATAAACCTGGAATGAAAGACTCTAAAGCTACTTTCGTATTTGGACAAATGAATGAGCCACCTGGAGCACGTGCACGTGTTGCATTATCTGGTTTAACTATAGCAGAATATTTTAGAGATGGAGCAGGAGAAGCACAAGGAAAAGATGTACTTTTCTTCGTAGATAATATTTTCCGTTTTACTCAAGCAGGTTCTGAAGTGTCAGCACTTTTAGGACGTATGCCATCAGCAGTAGGTTACCAACCAACATTGGCAACTGAAATGGGGGCAATGCAAGAACGTATTACTTCAACTAAAAAAGGTTCTATTACATCTGTACAAGCGGTTTATGTACCTGCAGATGATTTAACAGATCCAGCACCAGCAACAACGTTTGCGCATTTAGATGCTACAACAGTATTATCTCGTAAAATTGCAGAATTAGGTATTTATCCTGCAGTAGATCCTTTAGATTCTACTTCAAGAATTTTATCTGCTGATATTTTAGGTGATGAACATTATAACACTGCAACGGCTGTAAAAGAAATTTTACAACGTTATAAAGAGTTACAAGATATTATCGCAATTTTAGGTATGGAAGAATTATCTGAAGAAGATAAACTTGTAGTTCATAGAGCTAGACGTGTACAACGTTTCTTATCTCAACCTTTCCACGTAGCTGAACAATTTACTGGTATACCAGGAGTTTTAGTTGATATTAAAGACACTATTAAAGGATTTAATATGATTATGGATGGTGAGTTAGATAAATATCCTGAAGCAGCATTTAACTTAAGAGGATCAATTCAAGATGCAATTGATGCTGGAGAGAAAATGTTAGCAGAAGCATAGTAATCGTTTAAAATATACTATATGTATTTAGAGATTGTAACACCAGAAGCTATTTTATTTTCATCAGAAGTTGATTCTTTATCAGTTCCTGGAGTAGATGGAGAGTTTCAAATGCTAAATAATCACGCGCCAGTTGTTTCTAATTTAATAGAAGGAACAGTTAAAATTCACGTTCATTCTCAAACTAATTTAAAATTAGATGAGTTGGATGGAAAGTTAATTCCTGATGGAGCTGATGATAAAATTTTAACACTACTTATTAATTCTGGAACATTAGAATTAAATGATAATAAAGCAATTATTTTAGCAGATTAAATTCTTAAAATAATTATAAATTAAAGGTCTCAAAACAATTATGTTTTGAGACCTTTTTTAATTAAAACACTTTTATAGTAAGGTGTTTTTGCGCAATTTCCCCTGACTACTTTTTCTTAATTTCTATTACAAAATTGATTATTCTTCTTCAATAATGCATCAGTGTAAACCATGATAATTAAACAGGTAAAACACCCTTTTTAAGAAAGTGTTAAGTTGGTTTTTTAGGGTTAAAGTGTAGGTATATAGTGTTTTATGTGTGTTTTTATTTTTTATTTTTTGTAAGTTCTAATTATATTGTATTTTCATAGAAATTAATCTAATTTTTATTTATGAAAACATCTTATAATTTTTTTTCAATCTTATTTATCTCATTATTCATTTTTAGTTGTAAAACTGAATGCAATCATGAAGATCATAAAATTAATGATTCTAGACCTTCTAACGCAATCAGTTATCAAGAAATGGCAAGTATGTTTAATCAATACGATATTGGCCAGAAAAAGGTGTTAGATAAATATAGAGGAGAGTTTACAAAAGATCCTAAAGATGCAATTGAAAGTATTTCTCACTTTTATGAACTAAATGATTTAAAGCAATACATTGCTTATTTAGAAAAATTATCAAAAGAAAAAGAAATAAAATTAACAGGAATAAGAATTTTCTCAGCAGCATACCCAAGAGAGCATTCAGATAGATCTTTAAGAGGAAGACACACTTTAGTTTTTATGCCAACTGCAAAAATTGGTGATAAATATGATGTTGCTTTTGAACCTTTATATTCTGAAAAAGGACAACCTATTCAGTTTACAGAATTTTTAGATAAATATAGTGGCAAAGAAACGAAACAAGTTAATAGAGCTTCTTTTATTCCATTTATGAATACACAGGTTAAATTATTACTTAGTTCTGGAGCAAATAGATTAGATCCTACACCACCAATGTAATATGTTAATCAATATTATCTATTTATTATCATTCATATCTACATTAATTTATGTCGTTTTCTATTTTAGAAAATCTTTCGATATAAATTTAAGATATTTTTCAGCATATTTGTTTTTTATGTTTTTACTTGAGGTTATTGCGAAGTATGTTAAATATCTAGGATATGATAATTTGTGGGTTTATAACAGCCTTACCTTTATTGAGTTTAATTGTTTATTCTTTTTTTTAATAGGGGTTATTTTATCAATAAAAATTAAAAAAATAGTATTGTATATAGTGTACATCTTCAATACTATTTATATTCTAACTAATATATATTATTTATGGTTAGAAGATTATTTTGTAACTTATAACTCTATTGCGTCAATTTCAGGAAGTTTTTTAATATCAATAGTTATATTTTTGTTTTTTAGAGATTTTTTAAATTCTGATAAAATTTTAAATTATAGGAAAACTCTTTCTTTTTGGATCTCTTTTGGTTTGTTGTTTTATTATTTAGGAACAATTCCTTTTACTAGCATAATTAATTTTTTGAATTATATTCCACAATCAAGTAAAATATATTTGATTAAAGTTCAATTTTTTTTAACAATATTTATGTATTGTTGTTTTATATTCGGAGCCTTATGGAGTCAAAAGCGAGTCAAATAATACTTTATGCAACAACATTAATAATAGTATTGTTCGTTATTTTTATAGTTTTGTTATTTGGGTTTTTTCAAAAAAGGAAAAATTTATTGCTACAACAACAAGCGGAAAATAAAAAACGTTTTGAAAGAGAAATTGCTGAAACTCAAATAGAGATTAGAGAAGAAACCCTAAGAAATATTAGTTGGGAGTTGCACGATAATATTGGTCAGTTATTAACGTTGGCAAAAATTCAATTGCAAAGTGCTACAGTTGATAATTTGAATGATGTTTCTGAAACGATAACAAAAGGTTTAACAGAAGTAAGAGCTTTATCAAAATTGATAAATCCAGAAGCAATAAAAAATATAAACCTGAAGGACGCTGTTCAACTAGAAATTGACCGATTTAATAGATTAAATTTTATCAAATCAACTTTAATAGTAACTGGTAAAGAGCAAAAGATAAACGAAAAAGCGAGTATTATTATTTTTAGAATATTGCAGGAATTTTTTTCAAATACGATTAAACATTCGAAAGCTTCTAATTTATTTGTTGAAATATCATTTAATGAAGGTGTATTATATATTTTAGTAAAAGATGATGGAGTTGGCTTTTCATCCGAAGAAAATAAACCTACCGGAATTGGATTAGAAAATATTAAAAATAGAGCAAAATTAATCGGGGCTACTGCTGTTTTTATATCCGAAATAAATAAAGGAACATCCTTAAATATAGTATATAAGTTATGATAAAATATTCAGTTGTTATTGTAGATGATCATACATTGCTTTCCCAAGCAATAGCTGCAATGGTTAATACATTCAGTAAATTTAAAGTGTTATATACTTGTAAAAACGGACAAGAATTAATTGATAAATTTTCATCATCTCCCAAATTTATTCCTGATGTAGTTTTAATGGATATTAATATGCCAATAATGAACGGAATTGAAACTACAGAATGGATTACTAAAAACCACCAAGAAGTTAATGTAATGGCGCTTTCTGTTGAAGATGAAGAAGCAACGATTCTAAAAATGCTAAAAGTTGGCGCTATTGGGTATTTGTTAAAAGATACAGAAAAAGCGGTTTTAGAAAGTGCGTTGGTAGAAATAGTTGAAAACGGATTTTATCACACAAAAAGTGTGACAAATTTATTAATGAAATCACTTTCTGGTAATGGAAAAGAAGAAATTCTATTAAATGATAGACAGGTTACTTTTATGAAACATGCTTGTTCTGAATTAACCTATAAAGAAATTGCAGATAGAATGTGTTTAAGTCCAAAAACGATAGACGGATATAGAGATGTTTTATTTACAAAACTGAATGTAAAAAATAGAGTAGGATTAGTCATGTATGCTATTAAAAATAAAATTTACACTCCATAAAAAAAGTGTAAATTTGCAGCATGGAAGAAACGAATAGACAGCGAAAGATTGCAGGGGTATTACAAAAAGATTTAGTAGACGTTCTGCAAAAGGCAGCACAAGATGGTATGAGAGGAGTAATTATTTCTGTATCTAAAGTTCATGTAACTTCAGATTTAGGAATCGCTAAAGTATATTTAAGTGTTTTTCCTTCAGATAAAAGAGAAGATATTATTAAAGGTGTGCAGTCTAATACTGCTACAATACGTTATGAAATGGCGTCTAGAACGAAACACCAACTACGTAGAATGCCAGAGTTATTGTTTTATGGTGATGACACTTTAGATTATAATGAAGGTATTGATAAGTCTTTAAAAGGAGATGACGAGAATCCTATTAAAAACCCTAGTGTTTTACCTAGACGTAAAAAACAATAAATTCAGAGAACTTATTTGAATTTTCCTTTATACATAGCCAAAAGATATTTATTTTCAAAAACGAGTAATAATGCCATAAACATTATTACAATAATTGCTTCTTTTGGAGTAATTGTTGGCGCTTTAGCTTTGTTTATAATTCTTTCTGGTTTTTCTGGGTTGCGTACTTTTAGTTATAGTTTGTTAGATGTTTCAGATCCTGATATTAAAATTACAGCTAGTAAAGGAAAAACCTTTCTGTATACAAAAAATGTTCAGCAGAATTTAGAAAATAATACTTCAATTGATGCTTTTTCTAAAATTGTTGAAGAACGTGTTTTTTTAGAGTATAATGACAAAAGTGAAATCGCTTTTATAAAAGGAGTAGAAGAGAATTATAATTCGATTACACATATAGATTCCGTTTTAAATTTAGGGAATTGGTTAGATAAAGAGTTGCCAAAAACAGCAGTTGTTGGTAACGGTATTTCTAGAAAACTGTCTTTAGGTATTTTGAATTTTGGAGCACCTTTATCTATTATGGTTCCGAAACCTGGAGTTGGTTTTATAAATCCAAATAATGCATTCTATAAAATGGATGTACAAATTGTTGGGTTATATTCAGGAACTGAAGATTTTGAAAATAAGTTTGTTTTTGTTTCAATAAATGACGCTAAGAATCTATTGAAGTATAAAGAAAATCAATTTACAGGAATTGAAATTAAATTAAAAGATACCTCAGAAGCTGATTTGTTTGCAGAAGAACTTCAAGAACAATTAGGTAGTCAATTTAAAGTGCAAACCAAACAACAATTAAACGAAGTTTTCTATAAGGTGATAAATACAGAAAATTTTGTGTCTTATCTTATTTTTACATTGATTGTAATCATTGCTTTATTCAATGTAATTGGAGCGATAATTATGATGATTATCGATAAAAAATCAAACTTAAAAACCCTTTTTAGTCTGGGAGCAACCATTAAAGAAATTAAAAAAATCTTTGTAATGCAAGGTTTTTTGCTGACTTTTTTAGGAATGTTAATTGGTTTAACATTGGGCGTTTTATTAGTTATTATTCAAAAACAGTTTGGATTATTTATGATAACTCAAAATTTACCTTATCCAGTAGAATTTAGATTTTCTAATCTTTTTATTGTGATTGCTACAATTACAGTTTTAGGTTTTATAGCATCTAAAATTGCAAGTAGTAGAATTACGAAAGAGTTTATTGAAAGATAATTTCATGAAAAATTATATACAGTTAATCATTCTTTTTTTCTGCTTACTATTGATTTTTTCATGTGCTTCTATTAATCAAAATAGTATTAAAAAAGATGGAGCATTCGAAAAATTGGATAGTTTAAAAAAAACAAAAAGAATTATAAATTATTCTGTTAAAATAGACGGTAAAAACTGGTTGTCGCACAACAAAATTACACCTGAATTTGGAGCGCTTTACTATTATATAAAAGTTGCAGGAGATAGTGTTCCATCAAATTATTCTACAGTTTCAATTAATATACATAGCAATCGAGTAAATAAAGGTTGGCAGAAACCAATTAGTATTGAAGATTATTTAGAGCGATTTGTAAAACTTAAAGGGAAATATAAAGATTTTAAAAATAATATAATTGATATAAAGCATACTAGATATGGTAAATCTTATTTGGTGAAATTTAAAGATATTAGAACTTATAATTATACAAATGCATCTTTCTTGTTTTTTTACAAAAACTATGGATACGCAATCGAATATTCAGCTTTAGATAATTATTATGATGTTTTTTTATCCGAAGTAGAAAAAATAGTGCAATCGTTTAAAGTAGAGGAAAAGTAAAATATTTAAAATTGTGGAATAATAGTATTCCCAAACTTAGCTTCAACTTCATCAAACGTAGCAAAAACATCTTTTGCATCATCAGAAGTTACCATTTTCATTCTATATTCTTTAAAATGCGGAATTCCTTTAAAGTAATTCGTGTAATGTCTTCTTGTTTCAAAAACACCTAAAACAGGTCCTTTCCAATCAATAGCCATTTGTAAATGCCTTCTTGCCATTTCTACACGTTGTGCAATTGTTGGTTTTGCTAAATAGGTTCCCGTTTTAAAATAATGCTTTATTTCATTAAAAAACCAAGGGTAACCAATAGCAGCTCTACCAATCATACAACCATCTAATCCATAAGAATCTCTCATCTCCATAGCTTTTTCAGGAGAAGTTACATCTCCATTTCCAAAAACAGGAATGTGCATTCTTTGGTTGTTTTTTACTTCAGCAATTGGTTTCCAATCTGCTTCACCTTTATACATTTGTGCACGCGTTCTACCATGAATAGAGATTGCCGCACAACCAACATCTTGCAAGCGTTCTGCTACTTCTACAATTCTAATAGAATCATGATCCCAACCTAAGCGAGTTTTTACAGTAACAGGTAAATTGGTGTGTTTTACCATGGCTTCTGTAAGTGAAACCATTAAATCTATGTCTTTTAAAATTCCTGCCCCAGCACCTTTAGAAACTACTTTTTTTACAGGACATCCAAAATTAATATCAATAATATCTGGATTCGATTTTTCAACAATCTCAACTGTTTTTAACATCGATTCTAAATTGGCGCCAAAAATCTGAATTCCTACAGGACGTTCTTTTTCGTAAATATCTAACTTCATAATGCTTTTTGCAGCATCGCGAATCAATCCTTCAGAAGAAATAAATTCTGTATACACAACATCTGCACCATGTTCTTTACACAATGCTCTAAAAGGTGGGTCAGATACGTCTTCCATTGGTGCTAATAATAATGGAAAGTCCGGAAGTTCTATGTTGCCTATTTTTACCAAAACTGTTTAATTTTTTGCGAAATTAGTGTTTTTATTTGTCAGAAGCCAAAAACTATAGAAACCTAAAAATAATTCTGCAAAAGTTCCAAAGATATAGCCAAAAGTTGGGGTTCCGTCTAAAAACAGACTTATCACTCTTCCAGAACCTAAACCTAGCATAAAAATCATATTTGTTAAGATTGCAGTTTTTAAGTAAGTAGGTTTAAAGATTCCTAAAATCCATAAAGTTGAAAACCCTATATATAATCCCATAATTGCTTTAAAAAAATTATGCTCATCTATTGTATTTAAATGAATGTCGAATTGAGAACTTGGATCAAATCCGTAAAATATTGAAACAGGAACTACAATTAGAACAGAAATTATTAAATGAATTTTATGAATGAAGTCTTGCTTTGTATTTATCATTTTAAATTAAAAGTTGATTTCCTTTTCCACTTCTTTTTCGCCTCTTTTTACAATAACCTTACTTTTGTCTCCTTTTTCAAAAACAGATAAAGCTCTCATATAACTCATCATATTAGTTACCAAACTATCACCTAGTTTAATAACAATATCACCTTTTTGTAAACCAGCTTTTTGTGCTGGCTTATCTTCAGAGATACCATCAATTCGCATTCCTTTTCCATCAAACATATAATCGGGAATTACACCCAAGCCAACTTTAAAACGTGGGGAGTTTTTACCTTCATTTTTTGTTTTTTTGAAAACTAATTTTCCATTATCATTTAAATCAGAAATAATATTAAAGATGTAATTACTGATGGTTTCCATCCCTTCGTAATTCAACTTTTCAGCATCGTCTCCAGGTTTATGATAATCTTCATGCTGACCCGTAAAAAAGTGTAAAACAGGAATATCAGCTAAATAAAAACTAGTATGATCACTTGGTCCAACACCAGATTCTTGCTGAATTAGTTTAAAACTGTCGTTATGAGATTTTAAAGTTTGTTTAAAAATAGGTGAAGTACCAGTTCCATAAACAGCTAAAGCAGTATCTTTTTTTAATCTTCCAACCATATCCATATTAATCATGTAAGAAACTTTCTTAGTATCAATAGTTGGGTTCTTTACAAAATAATTAGAACCAAGAAGTCCCATTTCTTCACCAGAAAAAGTAATAAATAGATAATTATTCTTTGTATTTTTCTTTTTCAGTTTTGCAACTAAATTTAATAAAATAGCCACTCCGGAAGCATTATCATCTGCACCATTATGAATTGCTTTTATAGAATCTCTGTATAAAGAACCTTCGCCTCCAAAACCTAAGTGATCAAAATGGGCTCCAATTATTACAGTGTTTTTTGCCTTATTATCTACAAAACCGATAACGTTATTTCCAGTAATTGTTCCATCACCATTACATCAAACTTCACTTCATCATGTGGGTTTGTTTTAGGTTTAAAAGTAAAAGGTTGTAAGAAACCTTTCGTTCCTTTTGCTTGTAAGTTTAACTCTTTAAATCTTTTTTGAATATAATCGGCAGCAGCTTTTTCGCCCTTTGTACCGGTTTGTCTTCCTTCTAATTTATCCGAAGCTAAAAATAATACATCTTCTTTAATTCTAGTTTCTTGATTAATTATTGGTTTACAAGAAACTATAAAAGAGAAAAAGATTAAAAATAGGATATTTTTCATAATGTTATTTTTTACAAAATTAGAGAATTATTATAACTTATTGAATTCTATGAGAATATAGATAAAATGGTTTTAAAGTTTAACCTTAAGTTGGTTTATTATTTATAGAATTATTGGTTTTGGTTTAAATGATGAGTTAGAACGTCAAATTAATGTTTTATAAGCTATACAAGTCTCTTTGTTTCTTTTTGTAATATAAAATGTTCAAAATAGTTTATTTTTATTATGTAAATCAACTTTATTTATTATCTTAATACCCTACTTATTTAAAAAGAAAAAATATGGGGGCAAAAGAAAATATTTTAAGAAAAATTAGAA
The window above is part of the Polaribacter sp. SA4-12 genome. Proteins encoded here:
- a CDS encoding OmpA family protein, giving the protein MKQLKLAVIALFTLVTVSNVNAQDENNPWAVGFGVNIVDFYNGDDFTKQLEDLVGNKDWNILPSISRISGEKYLDKGFSLQLAGSINKIETVSIEDDSDFLYWAFDAIVKYDLNNLVGDTSWFDPYVYLGGGYTSVDSNGEGMANVGFGFNTWFNENLGLNFQTGTKVGFSDNVRSHYQTALGLVIKFGGKDTDSDGVYDKDDACPEVAGLKEFNGCPDADGDGVKDSDDACPNVAGLAAMNGCPDSDGDGVADKDDMCANSKGTKANKGCPDTDGDGVVDKDDKCASIAGPAANAGCPWPDTDGDSILDKDDKCPNVAGVASEGGCPEKVITKEASAAIAFTAKSILFNTGRSSFKSGVTKQLDAIVAIMNKNPRATFAIGGHTDSSGSASVNLNISNKRAIAVRDYLVRKGVDATRLEAKGFGEGFPVDSNKTRAGRANNRRVEIKVTN
- a CDS encoding sensor histidine kinase, with translation MLQQQAENKKRFEREIAETQIEIREETLRNISWELHDNIGQLLTLAKIQLQSATVDNLNDVSETITKGLTEVRALSKLINPEAIKNINLKDAVQLEIDRFNRLNFIKSTLIVTGKEQKINEKASIIIFRILQEFFSNTIKHSKASNLFVEISFNEGVLYILVKDDGVGFSSEENKPTGIGLENIKNRAKLIGATAVFISEINKGTSLNIVYKL
- the rbfA gene encoding 30S ribosome-binding factor RbfA; its protein translation is MEETNRQRKIAGVLQKDLVDVLQKAAQDGMRGVIISVSKVHVTSDLGIAKVYLSVFPSDKREDIIKGVQSNTATIRYEMASRTKHQLRRMPELLFYGDDTLDYNEGIDKSLKGDDENPIKNPSVLPRRKKQ
- a CDS encoding DUF4345 domain-containing protein; translated protein: MINTKQDFIHKIHLIISVLIVVPVSIFYGFDPSSQFDIHLNTIDEHNFFKAIMGLYIGFSTLWILGIFKPTYLKTAILTNMIFMLGLGSGRVISLFLDGTPTFGYIFGTFAELFLGFYSFWLLTNKNTNFAKN
- the kbl gene encoding glycine C-acetyltransferase — its product is MYGKIKDTLKKEIQEIKDAGLYKSERIITSSQDAVIKISTGEEVINFCANNYLGLSNHPEVIQAAKDTMDTHGFGMSSVRFICGTQDIHKQLEKTIANFYTTEDTILYAAAFDANGGVFEPLLTKEDAIISDSLNHASIIDGVRLCKAARYRYNNNDMTSLEEQLIEANKQNHRFKIIVTDGVFSMDGIVAKLDEICDLADKYDALVMVDECHATGFIGKTGRGTVELKNVMDRVDIVTGTLGKALGGAMGGYTTGKKEIIEILRQRSRPYLFSNSLAPGIVGATLKVFDLISDDTSLRDKLEWNTNYFRTEMEKAGFDLVGADAAIVPVMLYDAKLSQVMANKLLEKGIYVIGFFFPVVPKEKARIRVQLSAAHTKDHLNKAITAFIEVGRELKII
- a CDS encoding FoF1 ATP synthase subunit delta/epsilon, whose translation is MYLEIVTPEAILFSSEVDSLSVPGVDGEFQMLNNHAPVVSNLIEGTVKIHVHSQTNLKLDELDGKLIPDGADDKILTLLINSGTLELNDNKAIILAD
- the atpD gene encoding F0F1 ATP synthase subunit beta, with product MSTITGKVSQIIGPVIDVEFNTENELPKIYDSLEIKKADGSILVLEVQQHIGEDTVRTISMDATDGLSRGTEVVATGSPIQMPIGNDIYGRLFNVTGDAIDGLGNLKKEGKDGLPIHRSAPKFEDLSVSTEVLFTGIKVIDLIEPYAKGGKIGLFGGAGVGKTVLIQELINNIAKGHGGLSVFAGVGERTREGNDLLREMLESGIIKYGDDFMHSMEEGGWDLSKVDKPGMKDSKATFVFGQMNEPPGARARVALSGLTIAEYFRDGAGEAQGKDVLFFVDNIFRFTQAGSEVSALLGRMPSAVGYQPTLATEMGAMQERITSTKKGSITSVQAVYVPADDLTDPAPATTFAHLDATTVLSRKIAELGIYPAVDPLDSTSRILSADILGDEHYNTATAVKEILQRYKELQDIIAILGMEELSEEDKLVVHRARRVQRFLSQPFHVAEQFTGIPGVLVDIKDTIKGFNMIMDGELDKYPEAAFNLRGSIQDAIDAGEKMLAEA
- a CDS encoding ABC transporter permease; protein product: MNFPLYIAKRYLFSKTSNNAINIITIIASFGVIVGALALFIILSGFSGLRTFSYSLLDVSDPDIKITASKGKTFLYTKNVQQNLENNTSIDAFSKIVEERVFLEYNDKSEIAFIKGVEENYNSITHIDSVLNLGNWLDKELPKTAVVGNGISRKLSLGILNFGAPLSIMVPKPGVGFINPNNAFYKMDVQIVGLYSGTEDFENKFVFVSINDAKNLLKYKENQFTGIEIKLKDTSEADLFAEELQEQLGSQFKVQTKQQLNEVFYKVINTENFVSYLIFTLIVIIALFNVIGAIIMMIIDKKSNLKTLFSLGATIKEIKKIFVMQGFLLTFLGMLIGLTLGVLLVIIQKQFGLFMITQNLPYPVEFRFSNLFIVIATITVLGFIASKIASSRITKEFIER
- a CDS encoding response regulator transcription factor, with protein sequence MIKYSVVIVDDHTLLSQAIAAMVNTFSKFKVLYTCKNGQELIDKFSSSPKFIPDVVLMDINMPIMNGIETTEWITKNHQEVNVMALSVEDEEATILKMLKVGAIGYLLKDTEKAVLESALVEIVENGFYHTKSVTNLLMKSLSGNGKEEILLNDRQVTFMKHACSELTYKEIADRMCLSPKTIDGYRDVLFTKLNVKNRVGLVMYAIKNKIYTP
- the dusB gene encoding tRNA dihydrouridine synthase DusB codes for the protein MVKIGNIELPDFPLLLAPMEDVSDPPFRALCKEHGADVVYTEFISSEGLIRDAAKSIMKLDIYEKERPVGIQIFGANLESMLKTVEIVEKSNPDIIDINFGCPVKKVVSKGAGAGILKDIDLMVSLTEAMVKHTNLPVTVKTRLGWDHDSIRIVEVAERLQDVGCAAISIHGRTRAQMYKGEADWKPIAEVKNNQRMHIPVFGNGDVTSPEKAMEMRDSYGLDGCMIGRAAIGYPWFFNEIKHYFKTGTYLAKPTIAQRVEMARRHLQMAIDWKGPVLGVFETRRHYTNYFKGIPHFKEYRMKMVTSDDAKDVFATFDEVEAKFGNTIIPQF